The proteins below are encoded in one region of Zymomonas mobilis subsp. pomaceae ATCC 29192:
- the cas5c gene encoding type I-C CRISPR-associated protein Cas5c — protein sequence MSYGIRLSVWGNNACFTRPEFKVERVSYDVMTPSAARGILEAIHWKPAIRWIIDAIHVLKPIRFQNIRRNEVGSKISPNKVKSAIKRGHLEGLNLLVDKDRQQRASAILVAPAYVIEAHFVLTNKAGKEDNEGKHLDIFKRRAVRGQCFHQPCLGVREFAAYFKLLDDSEQIPTAIPVDQDLGFMLFDIDHAKAGHPPMFFRAIMEQGIVKIPSPNSPEVRR from the coding sequence ATGTCTTACGGGATTCGACTTAGTGTTTGGGGCAATAATGCTTGCTTTACTAGACCAGAATTTAAAGTAGAAAGAGTTTCATACGACGTTATGACTCCCTCTGCTGCGCGTGGCATTCTGGAAGCAATTCACTGGAAGCCTGCTATTCGCTGGATAATTGATGCGATCCATGTTTTGAAACCGATCCGATTTCAAAATATCCGGCGTAATGAGGTCGGTAGCAAGATATCCCCGAATAAAGTAAAATCTGCAATAAAACGCGGCCATCTAGAAGGACTAAATCTACTCGTTGATAAGGATCGCCAACAGCGCGCCTCTGCTATTTTAGTCGCTCCAGCCTATGTAATTGAAGCTCATTTCGTGCTGACAAACAAGGCTGGAAAGGAAGATAATGAAGGAAAGCATCTCGATATTTTTAAACGTCGGGCTGTGCGAGGTCAATGCTTTCATCAACCATGTCTCGGAGTACGAGAATTTGCTGCATATTTTAAGCTCCTTGACGATTCCGAGCAAATACCAACGGCGATTCCAGTCGATCAGGATCTCGGATTTATGCTTTTCGATATTGACCATGCAAAAGCGGGCCACCCGCCCATGTTTTTTCGAGCTATAATGGAACAGGGCATCGTAAAAATTCCATCCCCTAACTCGCCGGAGGTGAGACGATGA
- a CDS encoding CRISPR-associated helicase/endonuclease Cas3 — protein sequence MTTYYAHSGGHLDKSDWQTIPDHAFSTAKLAAEMARPFGLQQAAFVAGLFHDLGKYCTAFQKRLEGDNIAVDHSTAGAIELLNITKGRNKGMAELISYAILGHHTGLPDRSNETKTCYNQRILQSSQLDLVWKKDLKPEVSDLSPEMVKQFSGGLKEIAFSYAFMGRMIFSCLVDADFKDTEAFYAKIGQILPNREWPQLNELIDPFITRFEKYIASLPKKGELNQLRSDILSYVRQGANHAAGLFTLTVPTGGGKTLASLGFALDHAKQHGHRRIIYAIPFTSIIDQTSAIFRSVLGDEYVLEHHAAMDIEISGTKNTEQKDKLKLATEDWIAPVVVTTTIQLFESLFSARSSRARKLHHIAGSIIILDEAQTLPRHLLLPIMRVLDELASHYGCTIVLCTATQPMLGRRPGFENGLPIEGRELAPDPLHLAGKLARNQVKYGGIMDNSALVEALRVNSQILIVVNSRRHALELYNLAKEADIDGLVHLTTRHYAVHRRRILADIRNRLEIGQPCRLISTSLIEAGVDVDFPVGFRAEAGLDQIIQTAGRVNREGKRKKEDSLVTVFTSPDYPPPREIKDLIGDMGRIIGNHENMASPMAVEDYFREVYWRLADGLDEKKILDRFILSKSATDFAYRQVGTDFRMIENGMAPVIVAIEDKAKKAVESLRVKNIPSSKIARELQGYIVQISPKDRDALIQNGQARFEEPELRGDQFAILQKNDFYQEDVGLIWENYDHLSVDDMLI from the coding sequence ATGACAACATATTATGCACATAGCGGGGGCCATTTAGACAAAAGCGATTGGCAAACAATACCAGACCACGCTTTTTCTACAGCCAAACTAGCGGCCGAGATGGCCCGTCCTTTTGGCCTTCAACAGGCTGCATTCGTTGCGGGTCTTTTCCATGATCTTGGGAAATATTGCACTGCGTTTCAGAAGCGTTTGGAAGGTGATAATATTGCTGTCGATCATTCAACAGCAGGGGCTATTGAGCTTTTAAATATTACCAAGGGACGTAACAAAGGTATGGCAGAACTCATTAGTTACGCCATACTTGGCCATCATACTGGTCTGCCAGACCGATCTAACGAAACTAAAACCTGCTACAATCAGCGGATATTACAATCATCTCAATTAGATCTCGTATGGAAAAAAGATCTCAAACCAGAGGTTTCTGATCTGTCCCCAGAAATGGTCAAACAATTTTCGGGCGGGCTAAAAGAAATTGCGTTTTCTTATGCGTTCATGGGGCGTATGATTTTTTCGTGTCTGGTTGACGCAGATTTTAAAGACACGGAAGCTTTTTATGCGAAAATTGGTCAAATATTACCTAATCGGGAATGGCCGCAGCTTAACGAACTCATTGATCCTTTTATCACTCGCTTTGAAAAATATATAGCAAGTCTACCTAAGAAAGGTGAACTAAATCAGCTCCGCTCTGATATTTTAAGTTATGTCCGTCAGGGGGCCAATCATGCGGCAGGTCTGTTTACTCTGACCGTTCCAACAGGTGGTGGCAAAACGTTGGCGTCTCTGGGCTTCGCACTGGATCATGCGAAACAGCACGGTCACAGACGTATTATATATGCTATTCCCTTTACCTCTATCATTGACCAAACATCTGCAATTTTTCGTTCTGTTTTGGGGGATGAATATGTTCTTGAACATCACGCAGCGATGGATATAGAAATATCTGGTACCAAAAATACAGAGCAGAAAGATAAATTAAAACTCGCTACCGAAGACTGGATCGCGCCAGTCGTTGTGACAACCACCATACAACTGTTTGAAAGCCTTTTTTCTGCACGTTCTTCTCGCGCTCGAAAGCTACACCACATTGCTGGCTCTATAATTATTCTGGATGAAGCGCAAACGCTGCCTCGGCATCTTCTGTTGCCCATCATGCGGGTTCTTGATGAACTGGCAAGTCACTATGGTTGCACTATAGTTCTTTGTACAGCCACGCAACCGATGCTTGGTAGGCGTCCTGGTTTTGAGAATGGTTTGCCAATTGAAGGGCGGGAACTGGCTCCTGATCCCCTGCATCTTGCGGGTAAATTAGCTAGGAATCAGGTTAAGTATGGTGGCATAATGGACAACTCCGCATTGGTTGAGGCGTTGAGGGTAAATTCGCAAATTTTAATAGTGGTTAATAGCCGTCGTCATGCTTTAGAACTCTATAATTTAGCGAAAGAGGCGGATATCGATGGATTGGTTCATCTGACTACACGGCATTACGCTGTTCATCGTCGCCGTATTCTTGCTGATATACGAAACCGGCTTGAAATAGGGCAGCCTTGCAGATTGATTTCTACTAGTCTTATCGAGGCCGGTGTTGATGTTGATTTTCCTGTCGGTTTCCGCGCAGAAGCGGGGTTGGATCAGATTATTCAAACTGCTGGACGTGTTAATCGAGAAGGCAAACGAAAAAAAGAAGATAGCCTTGTAACCGTATTTACTTCCCCTGATTATCCCCCGCCTAGGGAAATAAAAGACCTGATCGGGGATATGGGAAGAATAATCGGGAACCATGAGAATATGGCAAGCCCTATGGCTGTCGAGGATTATTTCCGTGAAGTATATTGGCGGCTGGCTGATGGGCTTGACGAAAAGAAAATCCTTGATCGTTTTATTCTAAGTAAAAGCGCAACAGATTTTGCCTATCGTCAAGTAGGAACAGATTTTCGAATGATCGAAAACGGAATGGCGCCTGTCATTGTTGCTATCGAAGATAAGGCTAAAAAAGCGGTAGAGAGTTTGCGGGTAAAAAATATTCCGTCGAGCAAAATCGCACGAGAGTTACAAGGGTATATCGTTCAGATTTCACCTAAAGATAGAGATGCGTTGATCCAAAACGGACAGGCTCGTTTTGAAGAACCTGAGTTACGTGGAGATCAGTTTGCAATACTGCAAAAAAATGATTTTTACCAAGAAGATGTTGGATTAATTTGGGAGAATTATGATCATCTGTCAGTAGATGACATGCTAATTTAA